A stretch of DNA from Piliocolobus tephrosceles isolate RC106 chromosome 21, ASM277652v3, whole genome shotgun sequence:
NNNNNNNNNNNNNNNNNNNNNNNNNNNNNNNNNNNNNNNNNNNNNNNNNNNNNNNNNNNNNNNNNNNNNNNNNNNNNNNNNNNNNNNNNNNNNNNNNNNNNNNNNNNNNNNNNNNNNNNNNNNNNNNNNNNNNNNNNNNNNNNNNNNNNNNNNNNNNNNNNNNNNNNNNNNNNNNNNNNNNNNNNNNNNNNNNNNNNNNNNNNNNNNNNNNNNNNNNNNNNNNNNNNNNNNNNNNNNNNNNNNNNNNNNNNNNNNNNNNNNNNNNNNNNNNNNNNNNNNNNNNNNNNNNNNNNNNNNNNNNNNNNNNNNNNNNNNNNNNNNNNNNNNNNNNNNNNNNNNNNNNNNNNNNNNNNNNNNNNNNNNNNNNNNNNNNNNNNNNNNNNNNNNNNNNNNNNNNNNNNNNNNNNNNNNNNNNNNNNNNNNNNNNNNNNNNNNNNNNNNNNNNNNNNNNNNNNNNNNNNNNNNNNNNNNNNNNNNNNNNNNNNNNNNNNNNNNNNNNNNNNNNNNNNNNNNNNNNNNNNNNNNNNNNNNNNNNNNNNNNNNNNNNNNNNNNNNNNNNNNNNNNNNNNNNNNNNNNNNNNNNNNNNNNNNNNNNNNNNNNNNNNNNNNNNNNNNNNNNNNacagagcgagactctgtctcaaaaaaaaaaaaaaagaagaagaagaaatgctgCTGCACACTCATGTTCAGAggatcattattcacaataggcaaaaATTGGAGGCAGCCCAAATGTCCACatacaggtgaatggataaacaaaacacagtacgttcttttttttgagacggagtctcactctgtctcccaggctggagtgcagtagcactatcttggctcactgcaacctccgcctcctgggttcaggcgattctcctgcctcagcctcctgagtagctgggactacaggcgggcaccaccatgcttggctaatttttgtatttttagtgagacagggtttcaccatgttgatcaggctggtctcgaactcctgacctcatgatcctcctgcctcggcctcccaaagtgctgggattacagtcatgagccatcgtgcccggcctaacATGTGGTCCATTCTTTCAGCCTGACATCTgcaactggggaaaaaaaaaatgtggtccatctatacaatggaacagcattcagccttaaaaacgaaagaaaaaaatttttgagatagtcttgctctgtcactcaggttggagtgcagtgacatacagctcactgcagcctttacctcccccaggctcaagtggtcctcccacctcagcctcccaagtaggtgggactacagccatgcgccagcacgccggctaatttttgtatgttttggagagacagggtttcataatgttgcccaggctaggaaAGAAATTTTGACACGTGCTACAAAACGTGGATGAAACTTTAGgatatgccaggcatggtggctcacgcctgtaatcccagcactttgggaggctgaggcgtgcagatcacttgaggtcaggaatttgcaACCAgacttgccaacatggtgaaatcccatctctactaaaaatacaaaaattagccaggtgtggtggcgggcacctgtaatcccagctactcgggaggctgaggcacaagaattgcttgaacttgggaggtggagtttgcagtgagccaagatcctaccgccactgtactccagcctgggtgatagagtgagactgtttaaacaaaaaaaaaaaaaaaaaaaaggtagaaaggaaagaaaaaggaaggagggagggagggagggagggaagaaaggaaggaaggaaaggaattaTAGGATACTATACTAACTAAAATAAGCCAGCCCCAGGTggagtggcttacacctataatcccaacactttgggagacaaaggcgggtggatcgcttgacctcaggagttcaagaccagcctgggcaacatagtaagatcctgtctctactaaaaataaaaaaaaaattaggccaggcacaagtggctcccacctgtagtcccagctactcaggtggctgaggcatgagaattgcttgagcctaggaggcggaggttgcagtgagctgagatcatgccactgcactccagcctgggcaacagagcaagtactctgtctcaaaaaaaaaaaaaaaaaaaaaaaaaaattagccaggttagCACCtttagtttcagctacttgagaggctgagattggaggatcacttgagtccaggaggtcaatgctgcagccagttatgatcgtgccactgcacttcagcccaggcaaaagagcaagactcttgtctcaaaaaacaagccagttacaaaaggacAAGTAAcctatgattccacttatatgaggcacCTAGAGTAGTCAAGTTCATAGAAACAAAGGAGAATAGTGACTGCCAGGGACTGGGCGAAAGGGAAACTGGGGAGGAGTGTTTGATGGATACAGTGTTACAGGTTtggaagatgaaaaaattctgagctcatacctgtaatcccaacactttgggaggccaaggtgggaggataacttgggCCCCAGGATTCaggaccaccctgggcaacatattgagactctATCtgtacaaagaatacaaaaattagccaggcttgatggtgaCTGCCTgcagttgcagctactcaggagcctgaggtgggaggaccacttgataccaggagattgaggctgcagtgatcatgccagtgtactctagcctaggtgacagtgagaccctgtcaagaaaggaggggaggagaggtgagaagagaggaggggagcccaggagttcaagaccaatctgggtaacatagagaaaccccgtctctacaaaaaaaatttaacatgtaGGTGGGAGTAGTGTTTCGTGCCTGTAGTCTTGCTACTTGAgaaactgaggcgggaggatcgcttgagcccaggaattcaaggctgcagtgagctatgaccgaGCCagggcactctagcctgggcaacagtgcaagatcctgtctcaaaaaaataaattttaattttaaaagcaatcatATAGGTCCTGCTCCCTTCGTTGCACATTATACTTATGAGAATCATTcaggccaagtacagtggctcacgcctgtaatcccagcactttgggaggccgaggcaggcggatcacctgagctcaggggtttgagaccagcctggccaacatggtgaaaccctatctctattaaaaataccaaaaattagccaggcgtagtgctgggcacctgtaatcccagctactcaggaggctgagacaggacaatcactagaacccggtaggcggaggttgcggtgaggaaaaaaaaaaaagaatcatccaTCTTGCTGTGAGATGTAATATCTGCTCTTTCATtcctgtgtagtattccattggcTGAAACAGCATAATTTAGCTGTCCATTCTACTTCAGATGGACATTGGGTGTGAGCTATTTCCAGCTTGGGAATGACATATATACGTGGTATTGTTATGAATATTCATGTCTTGAGaaaactgcatttattttttgcCGGGCAGAgaaggtgtgcatgtgtgtgattaaaaacaacaacaggccgggtgcggtggctcacgcctgtaatcccagcactttgggaggccaaggcgggcagatcacaaggtcaggagatcgagaccatcctggcaacacggtgaaaccctgtctctactaaaaatacaaaaaaaattagccaggcatggtagcaggtgcctgtagtcccagctactcgggaggctgaggcaggagaatggtgtgaacctgggaggcggagcttgcagtgagctgagatcgcaccactgcactccagcctgggcgacagagcgagactctttttccaaaacaaaaacaaaaacaaaaacaaaaacaacaataacaacatttggccgggcatggtggctcacacctgtaatcccagcactttgggaggctgaagtggtcagatcacttaaggtcaggagtctgagaccagcctggccaacatggtgaaacctcgtctctagtaaaatacgaaaatcagccagacttggtggcttgcgcctgtggtcccagctacttagcatGCAGAGGCTCGAAAATcccttaaatctgggaggcagaggttgcagtgagccaacattgcaccactgtactctcacgtgggagacagagggagactctgactcaaaacaaaacacaaattctttttattttgtatattttacaacataaaatatattatacattataagCAATAACTCCCActcctccacccccaacccctggaactcctaatctactttctgtctctatgaatttgactgctccagttacctcatataagtgggatcatacaatatttatccttttgtgactggcttctttcacttagcctaatgtcctcaaggttcatccatgtcacaGCACATgacagaattatttatttatttatttattatgagacagagtctcactctgttgcccaggctagagagcagtggtgtaatctcagttcactgcaacctctgcctcccgggttcaagcaattctcctgcctcagcctcccgcgtagctgggattacaggcgtgtaccaccatgcccagataatttttgtatttttagtagagacagggtttcaccatgttatagccaggctggtctcgaactcctgacctcaagtgatgcctgcctcagcctcccaaaagtgccgggattacaggtgtgaaccactgcgtccgggtacatttacattaaaaaaataataaatactagtgggttgtttgtttgttttagacagtctcactctgtcacccaggctagaatgcaatggcacgatctcagctcactgcaacctccacctccctggttcaagcgattctcctgcctcagcctcctgagtagttgggattacaggcgcccaccaccatgcccagctaatttttgtatttttagtagagacgagattttgccatgttggtcaggctgatctcgaactcctgacctcaagtgatccgcccacctcagcctcccaaagcgctgggattacaggcgggagccactgagcccagccaaatAAATGCTAGTTTAAatgtataaaagtaaaattaaaaatacgaTTTTTACCCAAAGAACATTGAACACTGCATATATTTGCAACCAGGTGagcatatacatatttatttatttatttaagacagtttcgctcctgttacccaggctggaatgcaatggcgtgatctcagctcaccgcaacctcagcctcccgggtagctgggactacaggcatgggccaccacacccggctaattttgcattttcaNNNNNNNNNNNNNNNNNNNNNNNNNNNNNNNNNNNNNNNNNNNNNNNNNNNNNNNNNNNNNNNNNNNNNNNNNNNNNNNNNNNNNNNNNNNNNNNNNNNNgagcgagactctgtctcaaaaaaaaaaaaaaaaaaaaaaaagagtctggtCTCGAACACGcgacctcaggtgttccgcccgccttggcctcccagggtgctgggattacaggcgtgagccactgcgcccggctaaaaatatatatttttaagtgtcagtgtgcaaaaaggagagaaaaaaaagtgaaaataaaaaatgacttatAAGTAACTGCTTAACTAAAATTTAAAGCTATACGTGGAAACGTATAAAATCCATACTACTCCCTTTGCCGTCCTCCCCCGAACTGAAGCAACCGGGACGCCTCTCCCCCAGCCTTGGCCCACACCGGGCCTCGCGCTCAGGCAACGGGCGTGGACAGCCCGGCGGGCCTGCGAGGACCCCGCACAGCCAAGATGGCGGCGTCCGTGAGACAGTCACGCAGCCTGCTAGGACTGACGGCGACCCTAGCCCCGGGTTCTCGTGGCTACCGGGCGCGGCCGCCCCCGCGTCTCGCGCCGGGACCCCGGTGGCCAGACCCCGAGGACCTCCTGACTCCGCGGTGGCAGCTGGGGCCGCGCTACGCGGCTAAGCAGTTCGCGCGTTACGGCGCCGCCTCAGGGGTGGCCCCCGGTTCGTTGTGGCCGTCGCCGGAGCAGCTGCGGGAGCTGGAGGCCGAAGAACGCGAATGGTACCCGAGCCTGGCGACCATGCAGGAGTCGCTGCGGGTGAAGCATCTGGCCGAAGAGCAGAAGCGTCGGGAGAGGTGCGTGCGTGCGTGCAGGCAGACGCGCGGGGCTGCCCTCTGTGCCCCGTGGGCGAACCGGGCCCCAAGCCGTGCCTACCCCATCGGGGTCACGTCGTAGCATTTGTATGTTGCAGATTTATGTATTCGCTCAGCTGGCCGCAAAGCAAACTCAGAATAACAGTCTATTTAGTCATTCATCagcaagtggtttttttttttctttttttgttttgagacagtctcgctctcttgcctaggctggtctcgaactccgtaCTTCAAGTGatcacccgcctcagactcccaaagtgctgggattacaggcgggagccaacATGTCCGGCCATCATCACCAAGTATTTACCGAGCGCATACCTtgtgcaagaccctgtcccaggctgggcgcggtggctcatgcctgtaatcccagctatttgggaggccgaggcaggcccgAAAAGGACCCTTAGTATCAGATGGTGACAGCGGCCTATTAGGAAGGTAAAAGAGTGCGTGCCTGAGGGCAGCTTTGGTTTGGAAAGCCTCAGGCCTCTCTGAGGTGGTATTTAAGCAAAGCCCTGAAAAACCAGACTTAGCTATGGGGCGATCTCTTGGGTCAAGAGTTCCTGGTAAAGGGAACAGCTGGGGCAAATGCCCTGAGATAGGATATTGCCTTAAAGAACAGCCAGGTCAGTGTGGCTGGGGAAAAGCTGCCAGCAGGAAGGTGATGGGTCCTGGAACCAAGGGCAGAGGTCGAATACAGAGGCAGGTCTGAAGGACccaggggcttttttttttttttttttttttttgaggcagagttttgctcttgttgcccaggctggagtgccatctcagctcactgcaacctccgcctcccgggctcaagcgattctcctgcttcagcctcccaagtagctgggattacaggcgcctgccacgatgcccggctcatttttcgtgtttttaatagagatggggtttcaccacattggccaggctggtcttgaactcctgacctcaggtgatccacccacctcggcctcccaaagtgctgggattacaggcgtgagctacggcATCTGACCAGACCAGGGGCATCTCTTATAAATAATGCCACATCCTGGAGGGTGAAGGGGGTAGGTCGAGTGTGTTCCTGGTGTTTAACCTTCTTGTTTTCCCAACAGCCTTAAGAGGAAGAAGGGATTGCCctaattttagagatgaggaaactgaggcttggtgaAGCCCTATGTCTGATCACCTAGGCAGGGAATCATGGAGCAGGGACTCCTGTTTCTGCCCCTCAGCCAGATGACCGTTATAGTGCTTAATTCTTCACTTTTCGAATCCTTAAATGAGGCTGTCACAAAAAAGAACACggtcatgtcctttgtagggacatgacaggagcttgagactatcatccttagcaaacacaggaacagaaaaccaaatacaacgtgttctcacttgtaagtgggagctaaatgatgagaacacatggacacagggaacaccacacactagggctttttggagggtggaggatcaggaaaaatgacctctgggtactaggtttaatacctgggtgacgaaataaaTCTGTACAAAAAAACCCCCATggcacgtttacctatgtaacaaacctgcacttgtactcaTGAACTTAAAAAAACTGGGGCTGTGACTGGTAGCTACAAACTCAAGGACTGGTGGGAaatgtctttcttcctttcactcCTGTGCCTAGAATTGGGCCTGGCCTCTGCACAGGAGATGCTCAGCAATGTCTGTGGAATAAAGGTGTGAAATTACCCATGGGAGTGGCACTTGGCTTGCTCAGTAGGCAGCTCGGTGAAATGTTGATCTGGCTTTGGCACCTGGGGTTTACTGGGGCTTGACACACCCTTGTGATCAAATTCATGCACAAGTAACTTTCTCATCTCTTCCTGTTCTTCACTTGTCAAGGGCTTTTCCTGACAGTTAATCTACAGGGGGAGTTGAGGCAGGCCCGTGGGCAGAGGCCGATGGGTGAGCTATAGGTGGGTGGGCTCTACCCTGGCTGAGTGCCAGTGTCACAGCCCACTCTCCCTCCCCTGCAGGGAGCAGCACATCGCAGAGTGCATGGCCAAGATGCCACAGATGATTGTGAActggcggcagcagcagcaggagcgcTGGGAGAAGGCCCAGGCTGACAAGGAGAGGAGGGCCCGACTGCAGGCTGAGGCCCAGGAGCTCCTGGGCTACGAGGTGAACCCAAAGAGTGCCCGCTTCCAGGAGGTGCTCCAGGACCTAGAGAAGAAGGAGCGCAAGCGCCTcaaggaggaaaaacaaagacagaagcagGAGGCGCGAGCTGCTGCACTGGCTGCAGCTGCAGCTCAGGACCCAGCAGCCTCTGGGGCACCCAGCTCCTGAGGCTTTGTCCCTTCCCAATAAAGCCTGCTACTTGGCAGTACCCCTGAAGAGATCTGTGTCCTCTCAAGGTGTGCCTCTCTGGGTGCCCTGGTTCCTCCTTCAACACTTAAAGGCTGGGGAATCCCCCACTTGGCTCTACTCAAAAGGGGACAGGGACTCTAGGCCCTGCTGACTAACTGGAGCTTCAAGGGGAGGAAAAGGGGGGTGCAATGGGCAAATAATGGAGAAGCAGATGGCAGAAGAGAAAGCGGCTTCTGTTTACCAACATTCATCTCCAGTAATTAGCCAATTACAGGGCCGGTGGGTGCGGGAGGAAGTATAGCCAAAACAGACtgtggtgatgatggtgggggctggggagcaGCAGTCCTTGCAAGGTTGGGCTGGGGTCCACTGCCTGGAAATGGCACACTGGGGGAGCAGACACTGGGAGCCTCAATCTGCAGGGACTCACAGACTCCTCTCCACCTTCccggcacccgtcaccatgcctgccTGTGCCCAGCCAGCCCCCAGACCCAGACAGGCAGGCGCAGGGAGCCCCAGCAGGTACAGACCATAGGGctggtttttaaaacttttattcacTTCAAAACCTTTATCAGAGACACGGTTCTgttctggggtgggggtggcctTGACACTGAGCTGATGTTAGCCCTTCTCCAGGCTGGAGGCCAAAGCCAGACTGGGGAGGGGGCGTTGGGCCTTTTAGGGCTTGCCCCAGATGGAAAGATTTGGGCCACTCCAATGGAGGATCAAAGTTTGGGGCTCCAGCTTCCTCTCATCCAAGAAGAAGATGGGGTGGGGGGGGTCTTCGGGTTCTTTGGAGGATGGAGAGGCAAGCAGCCGCCTTTCCATCTGGCTGCAGGGAGCTGGGACAGAGGCCAAGAGGGGCCCATCTGTCGCCTCCCAGTCCTGCCAGCTTCTCTGAgcaggctgggctggggaggaggatggGGGGACAGCTGTCTGGCCCGGGTCTTCTCAGACCGAGATGGGAACAGGGGCCACTTTAGGAGGACAGGAAGCTggactgtttgcttttttttttttttttttaaggtttttgattttttttttcccatttcttaaataaacatgaatatatatatatttttcttttataaaactttCATGGAATAGGGGTAGGGTGAGGGCTTGGGTGGCCTGGCCTCCTGGCATCACTCATCATCAAAGTTCTGACTCAGGAGGAAGTTGGCAGCCAAGTTCTCATTTTTTTCACACGCGAAATAGGCCTGGATGACCAGGCTCTCTGGGAAGCCCAGGGCCTTCAACTGTGGGAAGATGGGTTAAGTGTGAGCAGCAGAGGGTAGGGGTCCTGCCCACCCGCAGTCACACCTCAGCCAGGCCTCTTACCCTCTCTATAGCTTCTTTCTCCTGCGGTGTCACCTGGATGTAATTCATCTGCGGGGCCTCCTCTCCTATGGCGCCCACCTCCCCCTCCACATCTGAGATGTCCGCCAGCTCCCCAGGGGGCTCGTTCAGCATCTGGATGAACTGTTCCTGGTGCCGGCTGATTTGCTGCGGGagagggtggggaagggaaggtAATTCACAGTCCCTCCTCTCCCCAGGTCATCAGAACCCTTGCTTTTTCATTCAGTCAGGCAAATATCCAGAGGAGCCTATTCTGGCCAAACACAACATAGCAGTCAACACAAGCCCTGCCCTGGAGGAGCTGATGATGGGCTTTTAAGTGAgccaaaaaataagccaggcgtggtggctcacacctgtaatcccagcactttaagaggcaggggcaggtcaagatcacttgaggtcaggagttcgagaccagtctggccaacatggtgaacccccatctctactaaaaatacaaaaagtagccaggtgtggtggcagacgcctgtaatcccacctagttggcaggctgaggcatgacactgaacccaggaggcggaggctgcagtaagccactgaactccagcctgggcaacagagcaagaccctgtcttgaataaataaatagacaaataggccgggcgcagtagttCACACCAGTAATCACTTGAGgtgatttgagaccagcctggccaacatggtgaaaccccatctctactaaaaatacaaaaatcagctgggtgtgatagcacgtgcccgtgcctgtaatcccagctactcaagaaggctaaggtaggagaatcacttgaacctgggaggcagaggatgcagggagctgagatagcgccactgcactccagtctaggcaataaAGTCTCAAAAATAGTAAGTGAGCCAATAAATGAACCAAACAACTGCAAGTGTCTGGCTAGGAAGGAACTGCAGATGAGGGCTGGAGGACAGGCCTGCAGTATAGGGGATGCAGAAGGTTTCCTCCAGGTAAAgcaaacagcaagtgcaaaggcccaggGTGGATGCATCCAGGAAGTCTCAAAAACAGAAGCAAGAACAGAGtgaatgtggctgggcacagtgcctcacgcctgcaatcccagtactttgggaggctgaggcaggcggatcacctgaggtcaggagtttgagagcagcctgaccaacatggagaaacgccatctctactaaaaatacaaaattagcagggcgtggcggcacaagcctgtaatcccagcgactccagcggctgaggtaggagaatctcttgaatcgaggcggtggaggttgcagcgagccgagattgcgccactgcactccagcctgggcaacaagagcaaaactccatctcaaaaacaaacaacaaaaaaaacagagcgaacaagggaagggggaggaagcAGACAATGACACCAGAGAGGAAGGCCCAAGTCAGACCCATTTTCTAGAGCAGGGGGAAGCCACAGTGGTGACAGTTACACGGGAAAAGACGTAGTCTGTGGATCTTTTAGAAAGGtaaacttggctgggtgtggtggctcacacctgtaacctcaatAATaagggaggcaaggcaggagggactgcttaggcccaggagttcaaaaccagcctgggcaacatagaccgtGTCTCTATTCCCACCCACCAGCcaccaaaccaaaaaaagtgaACTCATCTGGGTGTtgggcggagtctcgctctgctgcccaggctggagtgcagtggcgcgatcttggctcacagcaagctccgcctcccagattcatggcattctcctccctcagcctctccagtagctggaactacaggcgcccgccaccacacccggctaattttttgtatttttagtagagacacggttttaccatgttagccaggatggtctcaatctcctgacctcgtgatcggcccaccttggccgcccaaagtgctgggattacaggcgtgagccactgtgcccagcctctgtttctgttctctttgagacagtctcactccatcacccaggctggagtgcagtggggcaatctcagtttactgcaatttctgcctcctgggttcaagcaagtctcgtgcctccgcctcccaagtagctgggactacagtggcctgccaccatgctcagttactttttgtatttatagtagagacaagtttttgccatgctgaccaggctgatctaaaactcctgaccaagtagtccgcctgccttagcctcccaaagtgctgggattacaggcataagccactatgccctgcgTGGGTATCCGGAAGCTCTCATGCAACTCTACTATTGTCTACATCTGACCATTTTCGCATTAAAGAAGAAAGTGCTTTTCAGTTATCTGCCTCATGATGGAAAGTGGACTGCGGGACTGTGCAGTGGCAGATGCCCAGGAAGAGGCTGCCAGGGAGCTGGAGCGAGGCTGCCAGGGAGCTGGAGCGCAGGGAGGTGCTGAGTGGGAAGAGCAGACAGGACGAGGGATGGACCCCAGAAGGTCCCCAGGTCCTGGGGCTGAAGCGTCCCCAGGTCCTGGGGCTGAAGNNNNNNNNNNTCCCCAGGTCCTGGGGCTGAAGCGTCCCCAGGTCCTGGGGCTGAAGCAACCCCAGGCTAGTCCTTGCAGAGATTGGGGAGGACTGAGGAGGTCTGTTCTGAGTCTTCGAAGTCTAGTCTAGAGAGCACTTTGATGGAGAGATTAAGCCAGCCATGGAGTGTGGCATTCAGAGAGGCCTGGGCTGGCTACATAGATTTGGGGGTTCCCATACAGACTGAAGGCCCCAGGACACTATGAGGGAGGGCTAAGTGCAGATGAAGAACAGGACCGAGCAGGAGGAGCCAGCAAAGGACTGAGAAGTGAGGAGAATGGGCAGACAGCAGGGTCCTGAGCCAAAACCGGTAGGCACTTCACCGAGGACCCGGAGGAACCTGCTTGCAGCCGGGGGGTCACTCCCCCACTCTTCCTGTGAACCTTCAAGGGCAAGGTGGAGCCTCACTGAGCAGAGTCACCCCAGAGCCAACTGGGGCACAGCTGTCCTGGGTGATGTCATGCCACCTTACAGACATTTACGCAGCACCATCTGTATGTGAAGCCAGAGCCAGAGCCCCAGCCCAGGACCCTGAGGCAGCAGGCAGACACACACTACCAGTTGTATGACCCTGGGAATGACAGGCTGCTCTAAGCTTCTGGTGTCTTCTCCTGTGGGAGGTGATGTTGACAGCACCCACACCTCACAAGATGGTTGGGAAGATTGAGAAACCGTGGGGATCGACAGGTCACAGGAAGCATG
This window harbors:
- the GADD45GIP1 gene encoding growth arrest and DNA damage-inducible proteins-interacting protein 1 yields the protein MAASVRQSRSLLGLTATLAPGSRGYRARPPPRLAPGPRWPDPEDLLTPRWQLGPRYAAKQFARYGAASGVAPGSLWPSPEQLRELEAEEREWYPSLATMQESLRVKHLAEEQKRREREQHIAECMAKMPQMIVNWRQQQQERWEKAQADKERRARLQAEAQELLGYEVNPKSARFQEVLQDLEKKERKRLKEEKQRQKQEARAAALAAAAAQDPAASGAPSS